A genomic window from Jiangella alba includes:
- a CDS encoding response regulator transcription factor encodes MTSTTVRVVLADDQVLVRTGFRVLLDVEDDIDVVGEAANGAEAIERCRESRPDVVLMDIRMPGLDGIEATRRIAAIPGLERVKVLILTTYDTEEYVFDALEAGASGFLLKDAGPQELLHAIRVVAAGEALLAPKITRRLIAQFTAVRAAHQVAEDRLGVLTQREREVLALVGTGRSNAEIGAELSLSPATAKTHVSRAMIKLGARDRAQLVVIAYQTGLVSARPPA; translated from the coding sequence ATGACGTCCACCACCGTCCGCGTCGTCCTCGCCGACGACCAGGTGCTCGTGCGCACCGGCTTCCGCGTCCTGCTCGACGTCGAGGACGACATCGACGTCGTCGGCGAGGCGGCCAACGGCGCCGAGGCGATCGAGCGCTGCCGCGAGTCCCGTCCCGACGTCGTGCTCATGGACATCCGCATGCCCGGCCTCGACGGCATCGAGGCGACCCGCCGCATCGCCGCCATCCCCGGCCTGGAACGGGTGAAGGTGCTGATCCTCACCACGTACGACACCGAGGAGTACGTGTTCGACGCGCTCGAGGCCGGCGCCAGCGGGTTCCTCCTCAAGGACGCCGGCCCGCAGGAGCTGCTGCACGCCATCCGCGTCGTCGCCGCCGGTGAGGCGCTGCTCGCGCCCAAGATCACCCGGCGGCTGATCGCCCAGTTCACCGCGGTCCGCGCGGCCCACCAGGTGGCCGAGGACCGCCTCGGCGTGCTCACCCAGCGCGAGCGCGAGGTGCTCGCCCTCGTCGGCACCGGCCGGTCCAACGCCGAGATCGGCGCCGAGCTGTCGCTCAGCCCGGCCACCGCCAAGACCCACGTCAGCCGGGCGATGATCAAGCTGGGCGCCCGCGACCGCGCCCAGCTCGTCGTCATCGCCTACCAGACCGGCCTCGTCAGCGCGCGCCCGCCGGCCTGA
- a CDS encoding OmpA family protein has product MTSEPFTATLLESPFAPAEAAPEPAEAGESWGHLYEAPGEPAFEEQAAPALSRLTRTFPPAALAELPDVLRAKPLVSAEVTVRTERILWMIAGARANVGAEPGWGDRLLIDLPDLPKAGPSSTVHVLVVETVPFDVVEQDKLRAFHRFCQKAHPSKVPPFDAVSVGPWTLNRWLEEALELAPGSLAAAAGLSTQLTVDQAATYKLVVYALLPRTVGAVVAPVDQRSLRGFPFAKATLTDEHERLIASLAREIVRSWYSRRIVTKIVFQGHTDPVGTRAYNLDLGRRRAQAVAARLKELVAQQAGRLPVGTVERIEYVIESYGEDRPFSTRLHTLNRRVEITVYRDYTPPPDPLVLDEVILRVTPLLSSPTLTPEAVKRLKCVLAKIKQPGMDDRFATDTQVFLIKRDNQMPRPEEWSRVLGRLLHPDLFGPQVPEDRLTTNLRLLDEDIAGGIVKMSQIIAYASGAEWGLGLLALPKAFKQFNAWIIERLKDQASIYSCYAEDFLE; this is encoded by the coding sequence ATGACGAGCGAACCGTTCACCGCCACGCTGCTGGAGTCGCCGTTCGCGCCGGCCGAGGCGGCGCCCGAGCCGGCCGAGGCGGGGGAGTCGTGGGGACACCTCTACGAGGCGCCGGGCGAGCCGGCCTTCGAGGAGCAGGCCGCGCCCGCCCTGTCGCGGCTGACCCGGACGTTCCCGCCGGCGGCACTCGCCGAGCTGCCCGACGTGCTGCGGGCCAAACCGCTGGTGAGCGCCGAGGTGACGGTGCGGACCGAGCGGATCCTGTGGATGATCGCGGGGGCCCGGGCGAACGTGGGCGCGGAGCCGGGCTGGGGCGACCGCCTGCTGATCGACCTGCCGGACCTGCCCAAGGCCGGGCCCAGCAGCACCGTGCACGTGCTGGTCGTCGAGACGGTGCCGTTCGACGTCGTCGAGCAGGACAAGCTCCGGGCGTTCCACCGGTTCTGCCAGAAGGCGCACCCGTCGAAGGTGCCGCCGTTCGACGCGGTCTCGGTCGGGCCGTGGACGCTGAACCGCTGGCTGGAGGAGGCGCTGGAGCTCGCGCCCGGCTCGCTGGCCGCGGCGGCCGGGCTGTCCACGCAGCTGACGGTCGACCAGGCGGCCACCTACAAGCTGGTCGTGTACGCGCTGCTGCCGCGGACCGTCGGGGCGGTCGTCGCGCCGGTGGACCAGCGGTCGCTGCGCGGCTTCCCGTTCGCGAAGGCCACGCTGACGGACGAGCACGAGCGGCTGATCGCCTCGCTGGCCCGCGAGATCGTCCGCAGCTGGTACTCGCGGCGCATCGTCACGAAGATCGTCTTCCAGGGCCACACCGACCCCGTCGGCACCCGCGCCTACAACCTCGATCTCGGCCGCCGCCGGGCCCAGGCGGTGGCCGCCCGGCTCAAGGAGCTGGTCGCCCAGCAGGCCGGCCGGCTGCCCGTCGGCACGGTGGAGCGCATCGAGTACGTCATCGAGAGCTACGGCGAGGACCGGCCGTTCTCTACTCGCCTGCACACCCTGAACCGCCGCGTCGAGATCACCGTGTACCGCGACTACACGCCGCCGCCGGACCCCCTGGTGCTCGACGAGGTGATCCTGCGGGTCACCCCGCTGCTGTCGTCGCCGACGCTGACACCGGAGGCGGTGAAGCGGCTGAAGTGCGTGCTGGCCAAGATCAAGCAGCCCGGCATGGACGACCGGTTCGCCACCGACACCCAGGTGTTCCTCATCAAGCGCGACAACCAGATGCCCCGGCCCGAGGAGTGGAGCCGCGTCCTGGGCCGGCTGCTGCACCCGGACCTGTTCGGCCCGCAGGTGCCCGAGGACCGGCTCACCACCAACCTGCGGCTGCTCGACGAGGACATCGCCGGCGGGATCGTGAAGATGAGCCAGATCATCGCCTACGCCTCGGGCGCGGAATGGGGACTCGGGCTGCTGGCGCTGCCGAAGGCGTTCAAGCAGTTCAACGCGTGGATCATCGAGCGGCTGAAGGATCAGGCCAGCATCTACAGCTGTTACGCGGAGGACTTCCTGGAGTAG
- a CDS encoding AfsR/SARP family transcriptional regulator — MADLHVIGAFEVLVAGVPVALPAGPRRLLAYLAVNGGAQRRDAVTGQLWGWVPQEQARARLRTALWRIGRLPAGLVRSGRDELQLRPSVRVDLAESAGLARGLLDPSGRDHLPDSADLLTDDILPGWDEDWLQLERERHRQLRIHALEALSRRLTAAGRFGAAIDVAYRAIAAEPLRESAWCALIRAHLAEGNRSVASHQLGEYRRLLADELGLDPSEAIEALLTPATDGRRSRA; from the coding sequence ATGGCTGACCTGCACGTCATCGGGGCCTTCGAGGTCCTCGTCGCCGGTGTCCCGGTGGCGCTGCCCGCCGGCCCGCGGCGCCTGCTGGCCTACCTCGCCGTCAACGGCGGCGCGCAGCGCCGCGACGCGGTGACGGGTCAGCTGTGGGGCTGGGTGCCGCAGGAGCAGGCGCGGGCGAGGCTGCGCACGGCGCTGTGGCGGATCGGCCGGCTGCCGGCCGGCCTGGTCCGCAGCGGCCGCGACGAGCTGCAGCTGCGGCCGTCGGTGCGGGTCGACCTCGCCGAGAGCGCGGGGCTCGCGCGCGGCCTGCTCGACCCGTCCGGCCGCGACCATCTGCCGGACTCCGCCGACCTGCTCACCGACGACATCCTCCCCGGCTGGGACGAGGACTGGCTGCAGCTGGAGCGCGAGCGGCACCGTCAGCTGCGCATCCACGCCCTCGAAGCGCTCAGCCGCCGCCTCACCGCGGCCGGCCGGTTCGGCGCGGCCATCGACGTCGCGTACCGGGCGATCGCGGCCGAGCCGCTGCGGGAGTCGGCGTGGTGCGCGTTGATCCGCGCCCATCTGGCCGAGGGCAACCGGTCGGTCGCCTCGCACCAGCTCGGCGAGTACCGGCGGCTGCTGGCCGACGAGCTGGGCCTCGACCCGTCGGAGGCGATCGAGGCGCTGCTCACCCCAGCAACAGACGGGCGCCGATCGCGAGCATGA